One part of the Rhizobium rhizogenes genome encodes these proteins:
- the ehuA gene encoding ectoine/hydroxyectoine ABC transporter ATP-binding protein EhuA, whose translation MTNNTNQPLIEFSDVTKRFGILTVLDQFNFSVSNGEKVTLIGPSGSGKSTVLRILMTLEPFQEGKLTLADMSYHEEGAKGPFKASEKHLRQIRNHVGMVFQSFNLFPHMTVLRNIVEAPVRVLGIARGEAEARAIELLKMVGLADKKDHYPVQLSGGQQQRVAIARSLAMRPRVLLFDEPTSALDPQLVGEVLSVIRGLAHEHDLTMLLVTHEMRFAREVSDRVCFFDKGRICEQGTPEEIFGEPKEERTREFLSSVLR comes from the coding sequence ATGACCAACAACACTAACCAGCCACTGATCGAATTTTCCGATGTCACGAAACGCTTCGGCATTCTGACGGTGCTCGACCAGTTCAATTTCAGCGTCTCAAACGGCGAAAAAGTCACCCTCATCGGTCCCTCCGGCTCCGGCAAGTCGACGGTTCTGCGCATTCTCATGACGCTGGAACCGTTCCAGGAGGGAAAATTGACGCTGGCGGATATGTCCTACCATGAAGAAGGAGCCAAAGGCCCGTTCAAAGCCTCTGAAAAACATCTGCGCCAGATTAGGAACCATGTCGGCATGGTTTTCCAGAGCTTCAATCTCTTTCCCCATATGACCGTGCTTCGCAACATCGTGGAAGCGCCGGTGCGGGTGCTGGGCATCGCCCGGGGAGAGGCTGAGGCGCGTGCAATCGAATTGCTGAAAATGGTGGGGCTGGCGGACAAGAAGGATCATTATCCGGTGCAGCTTTCCGGCGGCCAGCAGCAGCGTGTCGCCATTGCCCGCTCGCTTGCCATGCGCCCGCGTGTGCTGCTTTTCGATGAGCCGACCTCAGCGCTCGACCCGCAGCTGGTCGGCGAAGTGCTCTCAGTCATCCGCGGTCTGGCGCACGAACATGATCTGACGATGCTCCTCGTCACCCATGAGATGCGCTTTGCCCGGGAGGTGTCCGACCGCGTCTGCTTTTTCGACAAAGGCCGCATCTGTGAACAGGGAACGCCGGAGGAAATTTTCGGCGAGCCGAAGGAAGAGCGAACCCGCGAATTTCTTTCCTCGGTTCTGCGGTAA
- a CDS encoding Atu4866 domain-containing protein, with protein sequence MAAALAILTGTETRADSASPQAHPYVGMWVTGDGHIRQELLANGRYDEARGNRKSAYQGRYVVTGNHINYWDDTGFTADGEFINDVLHHGGMIFYRER encoded by the coding sequence ATGGCCGCCGCCCTGGCCATCCTTACAGGAACAGAAACCCGTGCCGACTCCGCTTCGCCGCAAGCTCATCCCTATGTCGGAATGTGGGTAACGGGTGACGGCCACATCCGTCAGGAGCTTTTGGCCAATGGGCGCTATGATGAAGCCCGCGGCAACCGTAAAAGCGCCTATCAGGGCCGCTACGTTGTGACCGGCAATCACATCAATTACTGGGACGACACCGGCTTTACCGCGGATGGAGAGTTCATAAACGATGTCCTGCACCATGGCGGGATGATCTTCTATCGGGAACGGTGA
- the ehuC gene encoding ectoine/hydroxyectoine ABC transporter permease subunit EhuC, which produces MDMTAYLPMLWQGAVVTMTITLAALVVGTVLAFFFGILRVEGGPILSTVALCYTEVFRGTSLLVQLFWFYYALPLVGLSFDPITTGVLVLAAHAGGYGAEIVRGALSSVSVQQLEAARALNFTRMQTLFRISLPQAVVEMMPAFGNLAIETLKLSSLVSLISIADLTFAAQSIRNLTLDSASIYSITLLCYFAMSLILMVVIRVIERFVRRGNVFPRTRHS; this is translated from the coding sequence ATGGACATGACCGCTTACCTGCCGATGTTATGGCAAGGCGCCGTCGTCACCATGACGATTACGCTCGCAGCCCTTGTCGTCGGCACGGTGCTCGCCTTTTTCTTCGGCATTCTGCGCGTCGAGGGTGGACCGATCCTGTCGACCGTCGCGCTTTGTTACACGGAAGTGTTTCGCGGCACCTCGCTGCTGGTTCAGCTTTTCTGGTTCTATTACGCGCTGCCGCTGGTCGGGCTGAGTTTCGATCCTATCACGACGGGCGTACTGGTGCTCGCCGCCCATGCCGGCGGTTATGGCGCGGAAATCGTGCGCGGCGCGCTGTCTTCCGTTTCGGTGCAGCAACTGGAGGCCGCACGAGCGCTGAACTTCACGCGGATGCAGACGCTGTTTCGCATCTCGCTGCCGCAGGCCGTTGTCGAGATGATGCCGGCCTTCGGCAATCTGGCCATCGAAACGCTGAAGCTTTCCTCGCTCGTATCGCTGATCTCGATTGCCGACCTCACCTTCGCGGCGCAGTCGATCCGCAACCTGACGCTGGACAGCGCCAGCATCTATTCGATCACGCTGCTTTGTTATTTCGCGATGTCGCTGATCCTGATGGTCGTCATCCGGGTGATCGAACGCTTCGTGCGGCGCGGCAACGTCTTCCCGCGCACCCGCCATTCGTAA
- the ehuB gene encoding ectoine/hydroxyectoine ABC transporter substrate-binding protein EhuB, with amino-acid sequence MRMTRLAGLSALALAIGVTSASALTVEEVKSQGYIRAATANEVPYSYMQPDGTSAGIGPDVANAVLKSMGIEEVNWTVTPFGTLIPGLKARRFDFAAAEQNISPERCKQVAFTEPNSSYGEGLLVKKGNPKKLTTYADIAKDPSLKVAVVSGANNVDFLRAVGVKEDQIVFIPANADAIPTVQSRADAYAATELTVSELAKGQANVEQVEPFTDPVVKDAPVRNYGGFAFRPEDKELRDAFNAALVEFRKTDDYKKILAKYGLSEQSIAAAAEKKVADLCAGK; translated from the coding sequence ATGCGTATGACCAGACTTGCCGGGCTTTCCGCCCTCGCGCTTGCCATCGGTGTGACGTCAGCCAGCGCCCTGACTGTCGAGGAAGTCAAAAGCCAGGGCTACATCCGCGCCGCCACGGCCAATGAAGTGCCCTATTCCTACATGCAGCCTGACGGCACCTCCGCCGGTATCGGCCCCGATGTGGCCAATGCGGTTCTGAAATCGATGGGCATCGAGGAGGTCAACTGGACGGTAACGCCCTTCGGCACGCTGATCCCCGGCCTCAAAGCCCGTCGCTTCGATTTTGCGGCCGCCGAACAGAACATCTCGCCCGAGCGCTGCAAGCAGGTCGCCTTCACCGAACCGAACTCGTCCTATGGCGAAGGCCTGCTGGTGAAGAAGGGCAACCCGAAAAAACTCACCACCTATGCCGATATCGCCAAGGACCCCTCGTTGAAGGTGGCCGTCGTGTCGGGTGCCAACAATGTCGACTTCCTGCGTGCGGTCGGCGTCAAGGAAGACCAGATCGTCTTCATCCCCGCTAATGCCGATGCCATTCCGACCGTCCAGAGCCGCGCTGATGCTTATGCAGCCACGGAGCTGACGGTTTCGGAACTCGCCAAGGGGCAGGCCAATGTCGAGCAGGTCGAGCCTTTCACCGATCCTGTCGTGAAGGATGCGCCGGTGCGCAATTACGGCGGTTTTGCTTTCCGGCCGGAGGACAAGGAGCTGCGTGACGCCTTCAACGCCGCGCTCGTCGAATTCCGCAAGACCGACGATTACAAGAAAATCCTCGCCAAATACGGCCTGTCCGAACAGAGTATCGCGGCGGCGGCCGAAAAGAAGGTCGCCGATCTCTGCGCCGGCAAATAA
- the doeB gene encoding N(2)-acetyl-L-2,4-diaminobutanoate deacetylase DoeB has protein sequence MLKTALRPSPITPSVDFDAKGVQHGHLRLPYSRDDSAWGSVMIPICVIANGEGPTALLTGANHGDEYEGPAALFELAHTLDPADVNGRVIIVPALNYPAFRAGTRTSPIDRGNLNRSFPGRPDGTVTEKIADYVTRHLIPLADIVLDFHSGGRTLDFLPYAAAHELPDKTQEARCFEAVAAFAAPYSMKMLEIDAVGMLDTTVEEMGKVFVTTELGGAGTASAKSIDIARKGTVNLLRHAGILTGAPVPAPSRWLDMPSSDCFTFAEDDGLVAFVRDLGDAVTAGETIARVYPIGKTGLAPVDYRASINGVLAARHVPGLIKAGDCLSVIATVTENT, from the coding sequence ATGTTGAAGACCGCGCTTCGCCCCTCGCCGATCACGCCCTCCGTCGATTTTGACGCGAAGGGTGTGCAGCATGGTCATCTGCGGCTGCCATACAGCCGCGATGACAGCGCCTGGGGTTCGGTGATGATCCCGATCTGCGTCATCGCCAATGGCGAAGGGCCGACAGCCCTTTTGACCGGCGCCAATCATGGCGACGAATATGAGGGACCGGCAGCGCTTTTCGAACTCGCCCACACGCTCGATCCGGCAGACGTGAACGGGCGCGTCATCATCGTGCCGGCGCTCAACTATCCGGCCTTTCGAGCGGGCACACGCACATCGCCCATCGACCGGGGAAACCTGAACCGCAGCTTTCCCGGCCGCCCTGACGGCACGGTGACGGAGAAGATCGCCGACTACGTGACCCGCCATCTGATACCGCTTGCGGATATCGTTCTCGACTTCCATTCCGGCGGCAGGACGCTTGATTTCCTGCCCTATGCCGCAGCCCACGAATTGCCCGACAAGACGCAGGAAGCCCGGTGTTTTGAAGCGGTGGCGGCTTTTGCTGCCCCCTATTCGATGAAGATGCTGGAAATCGATGCCGTCGGTATGCTCGACACGACAGTCGAGGAGATGGGCAAGGTCTTCGTCACCACCGAACTCGGCGGGGCCGGCACGGCGAGCGCCAAATCGATCGACATTGCCCGCAAAGGCACCGTCAATCTGCTGCGCCATGCCGGCATCCTCACCGGCGCACCCGTGCCAGCGCCAAGCCGCTGGCTGGACATGCCATCCAGCGATTGTTTCACCTTTGCCGAAGACGACGGGCTCGTCGCCTTTGTCCGCGATCTGGGAGACGCGGTCACGGCGGGGGAAACTATAGCCCGGGTTTATCCCATTGGGAAAACCGGCCTCGCGCCGGTCGATTACCGCGCCTCCATCAATGGCGTGCTTGCCGCGCGCCATGTTCCCGGCCTCATCAAGGCCGGCGACTGCCTTTCCGTCATCGCCACGGTCACGGAGAATACCTAG
- the doeA gene encoding ectoine hydrolase DoeA (DoeA (degradation of ectoine A) is also called EutD (ectoine utilization D).) codes for MSVTLNFTREEYATRLSKTRNAMEKAGIDLLVVTDPSNMHWLTGYDGWSFYVHQCVLVPPEGEPIWYGRKQDANGARRTAYLAHDNIIGYPDHYVQSTERHPMDLLSEIIEERGWSALTVGVEMDNYYFSAAAFASLQKHLPNARFKDAAGLVNWQRAVKSPTELDYMRKAGKIVELMHKRIVDVVEPGMRKCDLVAEIYDAGIRGTAEFGGDYPAIVPLLPSGADASAPHLTWDDKPMRSGEGTFFEIAGAYRRYHCPLSRTVFLGKPTQAFLDAEKATLEGMEAGLSAAKPGNTCEDIANAFFAVLKKYGIIKDNRTGYPIGLSYPPDWGERTMSLRPGDRTELKPGMTFHFMTGLWLEDMGLEITESIAITETGVECLSNVPRQLFVKG; via the coding sequence GTGAGCGTAACGCTGAACTTTACGCGCGAGGAATATGCCACGCGCCTGTCCAAAACCCGCAATGCCATGGAAAAGGCCGGGATCGATCTGCTTGTCGTCACCGACCCGTCCAACATGCATTGGCTGACCGGTTATGACGGCTGGTCCTTCTACGTCCACCAATGCGTGCTGGTGCCGCCGGAGGGCGAGCCGATCTGGTACGGCCGCAAGCAGGATGCCAACGGCGCCAGGCGCACAGCCTATCTCGCCCATGACAATATCATCGGCTACCCGGATCACTACGTTCAATCCACCGAACGGCACCCGATGGATCTGTTGTCTGAGATCATCGAGGAGCGCGGCTGGTCCGCCCTCACGGTCGGCGTCGAGATGGACAATTATTATTTCTCGGCCGCCGCCTTTGCGTCTCTGCAGAAACATCTGCCGAACGCGCGTTTCAAGGATGCCGCCGGTCTCGTAAACTGGCAACGCGCGGTGAAAAGCCCGACCGAACTCGACTATATGCGCAAGGCCGGCAAAATCGTCGAGCTGATGCACAAGCGTATTGTCGATGTCGTCGAGCCGGGCATGCGCAAATGCGATCTCGTAGCCGAAATATACGATGCCGGCATTCGTGGCACCGCCGAATTCGGCGGCGACTATCCCGCCATCGTGCCGCTGCTTCCTTCGGGTGCCGACGCGTCCGCGCCGCATCTGACATGGGACGACAAGCCGATGCGCTCAGGCGAAGGCACTTTCTTCGAAATCGCCGGTGCTTACCGCCGTTATCATTGCCCGCTGTCGCGCACCGTCTTTCTCGGCAAGCCGACACAGGCATTTCTCGATGCGGAAAAAGCAACGCTTGAAGGCATGGAAGCCGGTCTTTCCGCAGCGAAGCCGGGCAACACCTGCGAAGACATCGCCAACGCCTTTTTCGCCGTGTTGAAAAAATACGGGATCATCAAGGACAACCGCACCGGCTATCCGATCGGCCTATCCTATCCGCCGGACTGGGGCGAGCGCACCATGAGCCTGCGTCCCGGCGACCGCACGGAGCTGAAACCCGGCATGACATTCCATTTCATGACCGGCCTCTGGCTGGAAGACATGGGCCTCGAAATCACCGAAAGCATCGCCATCACCGAAACCGGTGTCGAATGCCTTTCCAATGTGCCGCGGCAACTCTTCGTGAAAGGCTGA
- a CDS encoding LysR family transcriptional regulator: MTPDLNALSVFALVAELKSFRAAADRMGVSRSAVSQTIRRLEEMLGLALVLRTTRSVSLTEAGEGLYANIAPAITEMLAAVEQAGELRERPNGLLRLAVSSIAEGFLSGPLLAGFTANYPDVHIDVVVTDEEFDIVAEGYDAAVRLGEVIDEDMIIVPISGDVRQLAVCSPDYLGRNGKPSHPKELARHRCIGWRPAPRSAPYRWEFAEAGREFSVAVAPEITTNDMALMIRLSVAGAGITFGIEDTFRGWIDRGELVPLLEDYSPYFPGFYLYYPSRRNLAPKLRALIDHVKTFRQSARSS, translated from the coding sequence ATGACGCCTGATCTGAACGCTCTTTCGGTCTTTGCGCTGGTGGCGGAGCTGAAGAGTTTTCGTGCCGCTGCCGACCGCATGGGGGTGTCACGTTCCGCCGTCAGCCAGACAATTCGGCGGCTGGAGGAAATGCTCGGCCTGGCGCTGGTGTTACGTACCACCCGCAGTGTCAGTCTGACGGAGGCGGGTGAGGGCCTTTATGCCAATATCGCTCCCGCCATAACCGAGATGCTGGCGGCGGTGGAACAGGCCGGCGAATTGCGCGAGAGGCCGAACGGGCTGTTGCGGCTCGCCGTTTCCTCCATTGCCGAAGGCTTCCTGTCCGGCCCGCTTCTCGCGGGTTTCACGGCCAACTATCCGGACGTCCATATCGATGTCGTGGTAACCGATGAGGAGTTCGACATTGTTGCCGAAGGATATGACGCGGCAGTGCGGCTGGGCGAGGTGATCGATGAGGACATGATCATCGTGCCCATATCCGGGGATGTGCGGCAGCTGGCCGTCTGTTCACCCGATTATCTCGGGCGAAACGGCAAGCCTTCCCATCCGAAGGAACTGGCCCGTCATCGCTGCATAGGCTGGCGACCGGCCCCACGCAGCGCACCCTATCGCTGGGAATTTGCCGAAGCAGGGCGCGAATTCAGCGTCGCCGTCGCACCTGAAATCACGACCAATGACATGGCGTTGATGATCCGGTTGTCCGTGGCGGGGGCAGGGATCACCTTCGGCATCGAAGATACATTCCGCGGCTGGATCGATCGTGGAGAACTGGTGCCGCTGCTGGAAGATTACTCGCCTTACTTCCCCGGCTTCTATCTCTATTATCCCAGCAGGCGCAATCTGGCGCCCAAACTCCGGGCGCTGATCGACCACGTCAAGACATTCAGGCAATCCGCACGATCATCCTGA
- the ehuD gene encoding ectoine/hydroxyectoine ABC transporter permease subunit EhuD, producing MMYGYEWDTTTWLTYTASILPIILIGLTVTLKAAAAGFAIALVLGLVFALLRRSRVRMISWPTALIVEFLRDTPLLVQLFFLYYVLPDFGIVLPAFLTGALALGLQYAAYTSEVYRGGIEAVHHGQWEAATALNLTRMQTYRDIIIPQAIPRIVPAMGNYLVAMIKETPVLSVVTVLEMMGLANMIGERTFEYLVPLTLVGLIFLLLTIICSAGLSRLQRALPKAGIPLR from the coding sequence ATGATGTATGGTTACGAATGGGACACGACCACCTGGCTCACCTACACGGCGTCCATCCTGCCCATCATCCTGATCGGGCTTACGGTAACGCTGAAGGCCGCCGCCGCCGGTTTTGCCATTGCGCTGGTTCTGGGGCTCGTCTTCGCGCTGCTGCGCCGCAGCCGCGTCAGGATGATCTCCTGGCCGACCGCGCTGATTGTCGAATTCCTGCGCGATACGCCGCTTCTGGTGCAGCTGTTCTTTCTCTATTACGTGCTTCCGGATTTCGGCATTGTCCTGCCGGCGTTTCTGACCGGCGCGCTGGCGCTCGGCCTGCAATATGCCGCCTATACGTCCGAGGTCTATCGCGGCGGTATCGAGGCGGTGCATCACGGCCAGTGGGAAGCGGCGACTGCGCTCAATCTCACACGCATGCAGACCTATCGGGATATCATCATCCCGCAGGCCATTCCGCGCATCGTTCCGGCCATGGGCAATTATCTCGTCGCCATGATCAAGGAAACGCCGGTGCTTTCCGTCGTCACGGTTCTGGAGATGATGGGGCTTGCCAATATGATCGGCGAGCGCACCTTCGAATATCTGGTGCCGCTGACGCTTGTGGGCCTGATCTTCCTCCTTCTGACCATAATCTGCTCGGCAGGCCTCAGCCGCCTGCAAAGGGCACTTCCAAAAGCAGGAATACCCTTGCGATGA
- a CDS encoding SDR family oxidoreductase: MNKVVLITGASSGIGAGIARELGRAGAKLMLGARRTERLEELAQEIREAGNGHVAVTRLDVTDRADVAHFADKAREVFGRVDVMINNAGVMPLSLMASMKVDEWDRMVDVNIKGVLHGIAAVLPEMTSRGSGHIVNIASIGALSVVPTAAVYCATKYAVRAISEGLRQERPDLRVTCIHPGVVESELAETITDPAAAEAMKTYRAIALKPDAIGRAVRFAIEQPDDVDLNEIVIRPTAAA, from the coding sequence ATGAACAAGGTTGTTCTCATAACAGGAGCATCCAGCGGCATTGGCGCGGGTATTGCGCGCGAACTCGGCAGGGCGGGTGCGAAGCTCATGCTCGGCGCCCGCCGCACGGAGCGGCTGGAGGAGCTGGCACAGGAAATCCGGGAAGCGGGCAACGGCCATGTGGCAGTCACCCGGCTTGATGTCACTGACCGCGCGGACGTGGCGCACTTTGCCGATAAGGCCCGCGAAGTCTTTGGCCGCGTCGATGTCATGATCAACAATGCCGGCGTGATGCCGCTTTCCCTGATGGCCTCGATGAAGGTCGATGAATGGGACCGCATGGTGGACGTCAACATCAAGGGCGTGCTGCACGGCATCGCCGCCGTTCTGCCGGAAATGACGTCGCGCGGCTCCGGCCACATCGTCAATATCGCGTCCATCGGCGCGTTGTCGGTGGTGCCAACCGCCGCCGTCTACTGCGCCACCAAGTATGCCGTGAGGGCAATTTCGGAGGGTTTGCGGCAGGAACGGCCGGATCTGCGTGTCACCTGCATTCACCCCGGCGTGGTGGAAAGCGAACTGGCCGAAACAATCACCGATCCCGCAGCCGCGGAAGCCATGAAGACCTATCGCGCCATCGCGCTGAAGCCCGATGCCATCGGTCGCGCGGTGCGTTTCGCAATCGAACAGCCGGATGACGTCGATCTGAACGAGATCGTCATTCGCCCGACAGCTGCCGCCTGA